Proteins encoded together in one Oenanthe melanoleuca isolate GR-GAL-2019-014 chromosome 7, OMel1.0, whole genome shotgun sequence window:
- the FZD7 gene encoding frizzled-7, giving the protein MRAAGERGGAAAGCPVLGLAALLALLGTPAGATAQQYHGEKGISVPDHGFCQPISIPLCTDIAYNQTILPNLLGHTNQEDAGLEVHQFYPLVKVQCSPELKFFLCSMYAPVCTVLEQAIPPCRSLCERARQGCEALMNKFGFQWPERLRCENFPVHGAGEICVGQNTSDAPPGPGGAAGRGITAHPTAGYLPDFLTPPQPPSGFSFSCPRQLKVPSYLGYRFLGERDCGAPCEPARPNGLMYFKEAEVRFARLWVGVWSVLCCASTLFTVLTYLVDMRRFSYPERPIIFLSGCYFMVAVAYAAGFLLEERVVCLERFSEDGYRTVAQGTKKEGCTILFMILYFFGMASSIWWVILSLTWFLAAGMKWGHEAIEANSQYFHLAAWAVPAVKTITILAMGQVDGDVLSGVCYVGIYSVDSLRGFVLAPLFVYLFIGTSFLLAGFVSLFRIRTIMKHDGTKTEKLEKLMVRIGVFSVLYTVPATIVLACYFYEQAFRGTWEKTWLLQTCKTYAVPCPSHFAPMSPDFTVFMIKYLMTMIVGITTGFWIWSGKTLQSWRRFYHRLSTGSKGETAV; this is encoded by the coding sequence ATGCGGGCTGCAGGAGAACGCGGCGGAGCGGCCGCCGGCTGCCCCGTGCTGGGGCTGGCCgcgctgctggccctgctggggacCCCCGCGGGTGCCACGGCACAGCAGTACCACGGCGAGAAGGGCATCTCCGTGCCGGACCACGGCTTCTGCCAGCCCATCTCCATCCCGCTCTGCACGGATATCGCCTACAACCAGACCATCCTGCCCAACCTGCTGGGCCACACCAACCAGGAGGACGCAGGGCTGGAGGTGCACCAGTTCTACCCGCTGGTCAAGGTGCAGTGCTCGCCCGAGCTGAAGTTCTTCCTGTGCTCCATGTACGCGCCGGTGTGCACCGTGCTGGAGCAGGCCATCCCACCCTGCCGCTCCCTCTGCGAGCGGGCCCGCCAGGGCTGCGAGGCGCTCATGAACAAGTTCGGCTTCCAGTGGCCAGAGCGCCTCCGCTGCGAGAACTTCCCTGTTCACGGTGCGGGTGAGATCTGCGTGGGGCAGAACACGTCAGATGCCCCACCAGGACCTGGTGGTGCGGCGGGCCGGGGGATCACTGCCCACCCCACAGCTGGCTACCTCCCTGACTTTCTCACCCCACCACAGCCACCCTCTggcttctccttctcctgcccccGGCAGCTCAAAGTGCCCTCTTACCTGGGCTACCGGTTCCTGGGGGAGCGGGACTGCGGGGCCCCCTGTGAGCCAGCCCGGCCCAACGGGCTCATGTACTTCAAGGAGGCAGAGGTGCGATTTGCCCGGCTCTGGGTGGGCGTGTGGTCCGTGCTTTGCTGTGCCTCCACCCTCTTCACCGTGCTCACCTACCTGGTAGATATGCGCCGTTTCAGCTACCCGGAGAGGCCCATCATCTTCCTCTCGGGCTGCTACTTCATGGTGGCAGTGGCCTACGCAGCAGGCTTCTTGCTGGAGGAGCGGGTGGTGTGTCTAGAGCGCTTCTCTGAGGATGGTTACCGCACCGTGGCCCAAGGCACCAAGAAAGAAGGCTGCACCATCCTCTTCATGATCCTTTACTTCTTCGGCATGGCCAGCTCCATCTGGTGGGTCATCCTGTCCCTCACCTGgttcctggctgctggcatGAAGTGGGGCCATGAGGCCATTGAGGCCAACTCCCAGTATTTTCATctggctgcctgggctgtgcctgctgtcaAAACCATCACCATCTTGGCCATGGGGCAGGTGGACGGGGACGTGCTCAGTGGGGTGTGTTATGTAGGCATCTACAGCGTGGACTCGCTGAGGGGCTTTGTGCTGGCGCCCTTGTTTGTGTACCTCTTCATTGGCACTTCCTTCTTGCTGGCTGGCTTCGTGTCCTTGTTCCGCATCCGCACCATCATGAAGCACGACGGCACAAAGACAGAGAAGCTGGAGAAGCTGATGGTGCGCATCGGGGTCTTCAGCGTCCTCTACACGGTGCCCGCCACCATTGTCCTGGCCTGCTACTTCTACGAGCAGGCCTTCCGTGGCACCTGGGAGAAGACGTGGCTCCTGCAGACCTGCAAAACCTATGCggtgccctgccccagccactTTGCCCCTATGAGCCCAGACTTCACTGTCTTCATGATCAAGTACCTCATGACCATGATTGTTGGGATCACGACTGGCTTCTGGATTTGGTCTGGCAAAACGCTTCAGTCCTGGCGCCGCTTCTACCACAGACTCAGTACCGGCAGCAAAGGCGAGACGGCAGTATGA